Below is a genomic region from Persephonella hydrogeniphila.
GGGTCTTACATGCTACTGTACATGTCTGGCAACCTATACATTTATTTAAATCCATTACCATTGCTAATTGTCTTTTAGCCATTATGAATTACCTCCTTATGCTTTCTCAATATCAACAGATGTTGTATAAGCATGCTGGTTACCATCCCAGTTTCCACCAAACTTCAGATGTCCCCAACCATCTGAGAGTTCCAGCAGGTTCAGTGGCGATGCAACGACTGTGTTATGGGATTTATTTCCTTTAAAGAAGAAAGGTTCCCATCCGTGTTCAATTATAATTGCATCTTTAGGACATGATGGGTAAACCTTTGCCATCGCATAAAACTCACCTAAATCATTGAAGATCTTTATCTCATCTCCATCTTTTATGCCTTTTTTCTCTGCTATCTCAGGGTTTATCATCACGTAAGGGACACCCCTCTGGAGTCTCTGGAGAAGAGTTGATGTTTTATATGTTGAGTGTATTGACCATCTTGCGTGGGGAGACATTAGAACAAATGGGTATCTCTTAGGTCTTATAGGTTCTTTAGCTGTCGGAAGTGCTGCTCCGTATTCAATCCACATATCATGATCTACATAGTAGGTGAGCCTTCCTGAAAGCGTTTCAAACCTTTCAAATAGATAAAGATTGTTCTCAAAGGAGTTGTAAGGCTTATCTGGATACAGAGGAGATGTCTTTCCTGCCTTCTCATTAAGCTGGAGAAAACCTCCCCTTTTTCTTACAGTTTCAATAGTATTTGGCTTGAACTGATCAACATTTTCCAGTGCAAATTCGACAGCATCTTTGTCTGTTCTTACATGTCCGTGGTGGGTGTACTCATCTACAAGTTTATCAAGTTCTCTGTATCCTGTTTTTGAGTGGGTTGGATCTGGTATCTTGATATATTTTTCGTCTCCAGTTTCTTTGTATTTCTTTGTAGCAAGTTCCTGTATTTTTTCAACAATCATTGTACAGATTTCCCAGTCTGATTTTGATTCTCCTACCGGTTTAAGATTTTGAGGTGGCTGAGCCATATTTGCGTATCTGTGATATCCAGGATTTGTTCTTAAATCCCATACTTCGTACATTGATTTTGCAGGCAGAACGATATCAGCATACTGGGCAGTAGAGTTCATCCTGAAGTCTACATAGGCGAAGAATTTGGCTTTTTTAAGGAATGCTTCCTTGTAAGTATCTCCTTTATTTCTTCTGAACCTCGAATCAGCAAATATAAGGAATGTTTCTACAGTATCCCAGTAAGGTTTTCCATCTTTTTTACCTATTGCATCCTTCCACTTTTCGTCGTTTCCATAGTTATTTAAGATCTCTTTTACTTTTTTCAGATACTCCTCTTTAGAAAGACCTGTTGCCCTTCTTACATCTTCGTCAGAGTATAGTTTTTCCACATCTTTAAGCATATTTCCAAGAACAAACTCACTTGCAAAACCAGAAGCGAATCTCTGTTTGTATTTTCCTGAGAATCCAGAAAGTTTACCCATACCTGATATAGCCCACTCGCTCTCTGTATTGAACCCACCATAAGGACCGAGTCTTCCTACAAGACCAGAAATAGAAGCTATAGCTCTTTGGGCAAGCATACCGTTGAAGTACTTACCTATTGTAAAGCCCATTGAGATCATAACGACTTTCGGAAGGGCTATATCCTTAGCAAGCTGCTCAACTATCTTAGGATGGACGCCTGTCAGCTTCCATGTTTTTTCAGCTGAGAATTTTTTAGCTTCTTCTTTCAGAAGCGAGAAAACTGTTGTTACCGGTACTTTTGAACCGTCTTTCAGTGTCACTTCCCATTTTCCTTCAAGGGCAGGGTCTATATCCCATCCTACATCTTTCAGTCTAAGTGTTTTAACGGGAGAACCCTCACATCCAGGCATCACAGTTAGTTTGTTTGTTTTCAAGTTCCATGAGAAGAATACCTCGTGTGGATGATACTCTCCTCCTTCTTCTTCTCCATGCTCTTTGAATACTTTGAAAGTTTCTTCATCAAACTCTGCCGGAGGATTTTCAAAATCTATATCTGAAAGTCTCAGCAGTTTCTTGTTATCAAGCCTTACAAGGAATGGAAGATCTGTAAAATGTTTAACAAATTTTGGTTTGTACAACTTTTTCTCTAATATCTCATTTATTATTGACATGGCAAGGAAACCATCATATCCAGCCTTAACAGGAACCCACAGATCTGCATGGACACAGGTAGAGTTAAATTCTGGTGTTATTACTATCTGCTTAGAACCGTTGTACTTACCTTCCCATAGAAAGTGGGCATCAGGTATTCTTGTTTTATTTGGATCCTGTCCCCACCATATATTTACGTCGGTTGTGTAAAAGAAATCATAGGAACAACCTATATTTCCTTCACCGTAAACTACAGATACCCCAGGGAACATATCTCCAACATATGAAGCTATGTAAGGTCTGACAGCACCAAGAAGAGTTCCTAATCTTTTTCCGGCTGCTCCTCTAATCTCTGTGAGCATTCCAGCCCCAACATGTATATAAAGACCTTCTGGTCCTTTCTCTAACATCGTCTTATAAATATTTTCAGCAATTTCTGTTATCGCTTCGTCCCAGCTAATTCTTTTCCATTTAC
It encodes:
- a CDS encoding molybdopterin-dependent oxidoreductase translates to MALTRRDFLKALSASGAGVALGGNAAFAKDKALVVEDPRSSYPNSSYTENMYRKEFAFTYGNKEDHGTAYHCVNCQGNCAWDVWVNNGIITRENQVANYTPINPKIPDFNPRGCNKGVQHSQVTYEKDRILYPLKRVGKRGEGKWKRISWDEAITEIAENIYKTMLEKGPEGLYIHVGAGMLTEIRGAAGKRLGTLLGAVRPYIASYVGDMFPGVSVVYGEGNIGCSYDFFYTTDVNIWWGQDPNKTRIPDAHFLWEGKYNGSKQIVITPEFNSTCVHADLWVPVKAGYDGFLAMSIINEILEKKLYKPKFVKHFTDLPFLVRLDNKKLLRLSDIDFENPPAEFDEETFKVFKEHGEEEGGEYHPHEVFFSWNLKTNKLTVMPGCEGSPVKTLRLKDVGWDIDPALEGKWEVTLKDGSKVPVTTVFSLLKEEAKKFSAEKTWKLTGVHPKIVEQLAKDIALPKVVMISMGFTIGKYFNGMLAQRAIASISGLVGRLGPYGGFNTESEWAISGMGKLSGFSGKYKQRFASGFASEFVLGNMLKDVEKLYSDEDVRRATGLSKEEYLKKVKEILNNYGNDEKWKDAIGKKDGKPYWDTVETFLIFADSRFRRNKGDTYKEAFLKKAKFFAYVDFRMNSTAQYADIVLPAKSMYEVWDLRTNPGYHRYANMAQPPQNLKPVGESKSDWEICTMIVEKIQELATKKYKETGDEKYIKIPDPTHSKTGYRELDKLVDEYTHHGHVRTDKDAVEFALENVDQFKPNTIETVRKRGGFLQLNEKAGKTSPLYPDKPYNSFENNLYLFERFETLSGRLTYYVDHDMWIEYGAALPTAKEPIRPKRYPFVLMSPHARWSIHSTYKTSTLLQRLQRGVPYVMINPEIAEKKGIKDGDEIKIFNDLGEFYAMAKVYPSCPKDAIIIEHGWEPFFFKGNKSHNTVVASPLNLLELSDGWGHLKFGGNWDGNQHAYTTSVDIEKA